The following are from one region of the Yoonia sp. R2331 genome:
- a CDS encoding autoinducer binding domain-containing protein, whose translation MRNKFNRFYQGLEQAEQLDQIQDLIVGLRDQLDVDHAVYHWVSTDGEQYGFGTYPPVWVQHYIDRDYLRVDPVIIGCFQRFHPVDWKNLDWTSKAARTFRRDAISHGVGNQGFSIPIRGPNGQFALFTVSHSCDDETWRRFTDDHQRELILVAHYLNQKALEIEKGRTPEPVRPLSPREVDTLTYLAMGYGRGQVAEMLSISEHTLRAYIESARFKLGAANTTHAVARALSEGLIVVGGAVREAEGHWPGKDAVAAATA comes from the coding sequence ATGCGGAACAAATTCAATCGCTTCTATCAAGGACTGGAACAGGCTGAACAACTTGATCAGATCCAGGACCTGATCGTTGGGCTGCGCGATCAGTTGGACGTCGATCACGCCGTCTATCACTGGGTCAGCACCGATGGTGAACAATACGGCTTTGGCACTTACCCACCGGTTTGGGTGCAACATTACATTGATCGGGATTATTTGCGGGTGGATCCGGTCATCATTGGCTGCTTCCAGCGGTTCCACCCCGTCGATTGGAAGAACCTCGATTGGACATCAAAAGCCGCCCGCACATTCCGCCGTGATGCCATCAGCCACGGGGTTGGCAATCAGGGCTTTTCCATCCCGATCCGGGGCCCCAACGGACAATTCGCACTTTTTACCGTGTCGCACAGTTGCGACGATGAAACCTGGCGGCGCTTTACGGATGACCACCAGCGCGAATTGATCCTTGTTGCCCACTACCTCAACCAAAAAGCGCTCGAGATTGAAAAGGGCCGCACGCCCGAACCCGTGCGTCCGCTGTCCCCGCGCGAGGTTGATACGCTGACCTATCTGGCAATGGGATATGGGCGCGGTCAGGTGGCTGAAATGCTGTCAATCTCGGAACACACTCTGCGCGCCTATATCGAAAGTGCGCGGTTCAAACTGGGGGCGGCCAACACCACTCACGCCGTTGCCCGCGCCCTGTCCGAAGGGTTGATCGTCGTCGGCGGTGCCGTGCGAGAGGCCGAAGGTCATTGGCCGGGCAAGGACGCTGTCGCAGCAGCCACGGCCTAG
- a CDS encoding 1-acyl-sn-glycerol-3-phosphate acyltransferase gives MTQPVTLPLWAFVLILLFAGVTFASHFLFPSVRWFFRRRAERVIARLNERLQKPIEPFKLARRYDMIQRLVYDPDVTQAVVEHARKNNLPENVAFEQAQRYAREIVPSFSATAYFTVGTRLARWISKSLYRIRLGAFPREALAALDPNATVIFVMNHRSNMDYVLVTYLVSRAGALSYAVGEWARVWPLSAMIKMMGAYFIRRRSRGDLYRRVLARYVQMATTGGVTQAMFPEGGLSLTGRSTAPKLGLLNYIVTADLTDRDVVFVPVGLNYDRILEDKFLVAADKKGVRRFRPPLMTVVRGVSWHLWQRITRRFDSFGAASVGFGQPLELSAFRTTVQGDLTEAVAAELMARINAVIPVLSAPLIADALLQGADTSAAVQTKVQAALSQLKDRRMVLPRRDPGALVEDALRRFADRGLITKQGDALQITETGQDILRFYAASIAHHMGRDAQESVAK, from the coding sequence ATGACGCAACCCGTGACGCTTCCGCTGTGGGCCTTTGTGCTTATCTTGTTGTTCGCGGGGGTGACCTTTGCGTCGCACTTCCTGTTTCCATCGGTGCGCTGGTTCTTTCGCCGCCGGGCCGAACGGGTGATCGCCCGGCTGAATGAACGCCTGCAAAAGCCGATTGAACCGTTCAAGCTGGCGCGGCGTTACGACATGATCCAGCGGTTGGTCTATGACCCGGACGTGACGCAAGCCGTCGTCGAACACGCGCGCAAGAACAACCTGCCCGAAAACGTGGCGTTTGAGCAGGCGCAACGCTATGCCCGCGAAATCGTGCCCAGCTTTTCGGCCACCGCCTATTTCACCGTTGGCACCCGGCTGGCCCGCTGGATCAGCAAATCGCTTTACCGCATCCGGCTGGGTGCCTTCCCCCGCGAGGCGCTCGCCGCGCTGGACCCAAATGCAACCGTGATCTTTGTGATGAACCATCGGTCCAACATGGACTATGTGCTGGTCACTTATCTGGTCAGCCGCGCGGGCGCGCTATCTTATGCAGTGGGCGAATGGGCGCGGGTCTGGCCCTTGTCGGCGATGATCAAGATGATGGGCGCCTACTTTATCCGTCGCCGGTCGCGTGGCGATTTGTACCGCCGTGTGCTGGCCCGCTATGTGCAAATGGCCACCACCGGTGGCGTCACGCAGGCCATGTTCCCAGAGGGCGGCCTGTCTCTGACCGGGCGCAGCACTGCACCAAAGCTGGGACTGCTGAACTATATCGTCACCGCTGATCTGACCGACCGCGATGTGGTCTTTGTCCCCGTAGGGTTGAACTATGACCGAATACTGGAAGACAAATTCCTGGTGGCTGCCGATAAAAAGGGCGTGCGCCGGTTCCGCCCGCCGTTGATGACGGTGGTGCGCGGCGTGTCCTGGCACCTGTGGCAACGGATCACTCGCCGGTTTGACAGCTTTGGCGCGGCCTCGGTCGGGTTTGGGCAGCCGCTGGAATTGTCCGCATTCCGCACAACCGTCCAAGGTGACCTGACAGAGGCTGTCGCGGCAGAGCTGATGGCGCGGATCAACGCGGTGATCCCGGTGCTGTCCGCGCCGTTGATCGCAGATGCGCTGTTGCAGGGAGCTGACACATCCGCTGCGGTGCAGACGAAAGTGCAGGCCGCACTTTCGCAGCTGAAAGACCGGCGGATGGTGCTGCCGCGCCGGGACCCCGGCGCATTGGTCGAAGACGCCCTGCGCCGCTTTGCTGACCGCGGCTTGATCACCAAGCAAGGCGATGCGCTGCAGATCACAGAGACCGGACAGGACATTCTGCGCTTTTATGCCGCCAGCATCGCACATCACATGGGGCGGGACGCGCAAGAATCGGTTGCGAAATAA
- the ccrA gene encoding crotonyl-CoA carboxylase/reductase, whose translation MALDQNTATTAPEKALYEVGEMPPLGHVPDQMYAWTIRRERHGEPDKAFEVEVVECPKPDSHEVLVMVMAAGVNYNGVWAGLGIPISPFDVHKADFHIAGSDASGIVWAVGDKVKRWKVGDEVVIHCNQDDGDDEHCNGGDPMFSDSQRIWGYETPDGSFAQFTCVQSQQLMPRPQHLTWEESACYTLTLATAYRMLFGHEPHDLKPGQNVLVWGASGGLGSYAIQLINTAGANAIGVISEEDKREFVMSLGAKGVINRKDFNCWGQLPTVNTDEYNTWLKEARKFGKAIWEITGKGNNVDMVFEHPGEATFPVSSLVCKKGGMVVICAGTTGFNCTFDVRYMWMHQKRLQGSHFAHLKQASAANQLMIERRLDPCMSEVFPWADIPAAHTKMRKNEHKPGNMAVLVQAPKTGLRTYEDTVVEAQR comes from the coding sequence ATGGCCCTGGATCAGAACACCGCGACAACTGCACCTGAAAAGGCACTCTATGAGGTGGGTGAAATGCCGCCCTTGGGCCATGTGCCCGATCAGATGTATGCCTGGACCATCCGTCGCGAGCGCCACGGCGAGCCTGACAAGGCGTTCGAGGTTGAGGTGGTGGAATGCCCCAAGCCTGACAGCCACGAGGTGCTGGTCATGGTGATGGCCGCAGGCGTCAACTATAACGGTGTCTGGGCCGGTCTCGGCATCCCGATCAGCCCCTTTGACGTGCACAAGGCGGATTTCCACATCGCAGGCTCCGATGCCTCGGGCATCGTCTGGGCGGTGGGTGACAAGGTCAAACGCTGGAAGGTCGGGGATGAGGTGGTGATCCACTGCAATCAGGATGACGGCGACGATGAACATTGCAACGGCGGCGATCCGATGTTTTCCGACAGCCAGCGGATCTGGGGCTATGAAACCCCCGATGGGTCCTTTGCACAGTTCACCTGCGTGCAAAGCCAGCAACTGATGCCGCGCCCACAGCACCTGACATGGGAAGAAAGCGCCTGCTATACGCTGACGCTGGCCACCGCGTACCGCATGCTCTTTGGCCATGAACCCCATGACCTCAAGCCGGGTCAGAACGTGCTTGTCTGGGGCGCCTCTGGCGGTTTGGGGTCCTATGCGATCCAGTTGATCAACACCGCAGGCGCGAATGCGATTGGCGTGATTTCCGAAGAGGACAAGCGCGAGTTTGTCATGAGCCTTGGGGCCAAGGGCGTCATCAACCGCAAGGATTTCAACTGCTGGGGGCAATTGCCCACCGTCAATACAGACGAATACAACACCTGGCTGAAAGAGGCGCGCAAGTTCGGCAAGGCCATCTGGGAGATCACCGGCAAGGGCAACAACGTCGACATGGTGTTCGAACACCCCGGCGAGGCGACGTTCCCGGTGTCCTCGCTGGTGTGCAAAAAGGGCGGCATGGTGGTGATCTGTGCAGGCACCACCGGGTTCAACTGTACCTTTGACGTCCGCTACATGTGGATGCACCAAAAGCGTCTGCAAGGGTCGCACTTTGCGCATCTCAAACAGGCGTCGGCGGCCAACCAGCTGATGATCGAACGCCGCCTTGATCCCTGCATGTCAGAGGTGTTCCCCTGGGCCGACATTCCCGCCGCACACACCAAAATGCGCAAGAATGAACACAAGCCCGGCAATATGGCGGTGTTGGTTCAGGCGCCAAAAACCGGGCTTCGGACCTATGAAGACACGGTTGTCGAAGCACAACGATAA